The following proteins are co-located in the Komagataeibacter sp. FNDCF1 genome:
- a CDS encoding alanine--glyoxylate aminotransferase family protein produces the protein MTQPFHGQINPPARLLMGPGPVNVHPRVLRAMAADMLGQFDPEMTDYMNQTMDLYRQVFMTANRWTMLVDGTARAGIEAALVSLVEPGMKLLIVRAGRFGLLLSEIAARIGAEIATLDIPWGEVATLEQIEAAIRTHRPQVLACIHGDTSTTMAQPLDGLGALCRQYDVLSYVDATATLGGMPVATDCWGVDVVSGGLQKCMGGPPGSSPITISDRAAAHIFARRHVEAGIRGSDTADGTRLRIASNYLDLAMIMDYWSERRLNHHTEATSMLYAAREAARVMLEEGLDARFARHAAASKAMGAGLRAMGLELFGSDMHRMTNVTGVYIPQGIDGERVRARMREDFEIEIGSAFGPLQGRIWRIGAMGYNAEKHKVLLTLGALEAVLRAEGYGFTAGAGVDAALATYNA, from the coding sequence ATGACACAGCCCTTCCATGGCCAGATCAACCCTCCCGCCCGGCTGCTGATGGGACCGGGGCCGGTCAATGTCCACCCGCGCGTGCTGCGCGCCATGGCAGCCGACATGCTGGGGCAGTTCGACCCCGAAATGACGGACTACATGAACCAGACGATGGACCTTTACCGTCAGGTTTTCATGACCGCAAACCGCTGGACCATGCTGGTCGATGGCACGGCGCGCGCGGGTATCGAGGCGGCCCTCGTCTCGCTGGTCGAACCGGGGATGAAACTGCTGATTGTGCGCGCGGGCCGCTTTGGCCTGCTGCTGTCGGAAATCGCGGCCCGCATCGGGGCCGAAATCGCAACACTGGACATTCCGTGGGGGGAAGTGGCCACGCTGGAGCAGATCGAGGCGGCGATCAGGACCCATCGGCCGCAGGTGCTGGCATGCATCCATGGCGATACCTCCACCACCATGGCCCAGCCGCTGGATGGCCTGGGCGCGCTGTGCCGCCAGTACGATGTGCTGTCCTATGTCGATGCCACGGCCACGCTGGGCGGCATGCCGGTTGCGACCGACTGCTGGGGGGTGGATGTGGTCAGCGGTGGCCTGCAGAAATGCATGGGCGGGCCGCCGGGTTCATCGCCCATCACCATTTCCGACCGGGCGGCTGCGCATATCTTCGCCCGCCGCCATGTGGAAGCCGGCATCCGTGGCAGCGATACGGCGGATGGCACGCGCCTGCGCATTGCGTCGAACTATCTCGATCTGGCCATGATCATGGATTACTGGTCCGAAAGGCGGCTCAACCACCATACCGAGGCGACAAGCATGCTGTACGCCGCGCGCGAGGCGGCGCGCGTGATGCTGGAAGAAGGGCTGGATGCCCGCTTCGCCCGCCATGCCGCTGCTTCGAAAGCCATGGGGGCGGGCCTGCGCGCCATGGGGCTGGAACTGTTTGGCAGCGACATGCACCGCATGACCAACGTGACGGGTGTGTACATTCCCCAGGGCATTGATGGCGAGCGCGTGCGCGCCCGCATGCGTGAGGATTTCGAGATCGAGATCGGCTCCGCCTTCGGCCCGCTGCAGGGCAGGATCTGGCGTATCGGTGCCATGGGCTACAATGCCGAGAAGCACAAGGTGCTGCTTACGCTGGGCGCACTGGAAGCGGTACTGCGCGCCGAAGGCTACGGTTTTACCGCCGGTGCCGGTGTTGATGCTGCTCTCGCCACCTATAACGCCTGA